The region aaatattcgtacGTTACCTTGGAGGCAAGGCTTTCTTGCTCGTCGGTATATTTGGCCCAATCCACTTTCGGGGAAGCCATAATtgggaaaaatcgttaataGTGCTTGGAAAAATCTACCTCCTTCTCTCTTAATTCAAAAGCCctattttatcttttttttttgtcacttgcAAGCGTGCCCGCAAAGATCGCCCAGACAGCGACCTATTTCGACCTATCGCCATACTATCGTTTCATGGCGTATCGTGTTCAAAAATGTTCAGACCACGGCTAGAAGACCATGTTCCGTTCAATGTTCCGTTTTAATGTGAGCGCCATGCGTATTTCGCGTGTATTTGGCGGGAACACCGCACAAGTTGTATAACGCTACTCCAATTTACTTATTGTTAAATTATTGAATGCGCCAGATTAATCGTTAGATTGACAGGATCGCATATAAAGCCATGGTATGAAATTACTCATTAAATAACCTTACTAACCACATTGCAACGAACTAAAGCGTGTGTTTTCAGAATGTAAGCGCACAGCAACCCAAAATGGAACGCACAACAATACAATTccataatatttttaccataACCACCCTATAgtgaattataataattgaatatcttGGAAATGCTGCTGCGTTTGACTATCCACAACTTTAATACAAAGCGGAATTATATACTTATTATCATGAATTTACTTGTATTGCTGCAGGATGAATCAAGTAGCTCGTTGGATTTCTCATTACACAATGCAAACCCCCAGGATTTTACTTTGGAAGATACGTTGGGAGTATTGATGGATTTGAAATCGGAACGAGATCAGGAATTAGAACAATTGTACGATGTGCAAATAAATAACAAGCTTTTCGATTCGATCGATGAATCGAAAATCTCAGAAAAACGCCGTCAATACGTATCGAGTTTCATAAAACAGATATCCAATGATAAACCTGACGATTATCCCATTCCAAATACTTTGGATATGGTTTCAACCACTGTTGCAGCGTTAACTCAAGAAGTCCAGAATGCGCAAGAACAAGTTAAAATTCTCACTGAAAACCTAGAACGTACGGAGAAAGAAATTAGCCGGTAAGCTGCTTTACAgtcttttcaatttcactcaggttttcaatatttcaatagGGTgtcatatgtatgtataaaatatattagaCAGAATatcaattataaaattgcagattgaaggaaaagaagcaaggtattgaaaaaatgaaaaattcctgTTTAGCAGCCAATAACATCATAGCCAGTAAAACTTGGGCAGAAGAACTTCGTATAACACAGCAGATATTTAAGGAAGTTAAACAGGAAACGGTGAGCATAATTTCTAATAGATTAGTCATTCTGTAACTCTCACAGATGTATTATCAAGTaatgacgatttttttatattacagCAACGAGTCGTAGCAGAGATCTTTCCAGATAATGACCatgtgaagaattttttagcAGTAATATTCTCATCTTTATCAAATAATGTCAATATAGTTTATTATCTAACCATGAAAGAATAATACTGATTTTATACGTTTCAGGAATTGTGTTCCGCGTATTTTTCCAGCGGTGACAACGTATATGTAGATTTATTACCTGAAGTTGCAGATGCGGCTAATTTTCTGCTTGAAGCAGATTTAATTGTACGTCATCgatatgatgaaaataaagttAGGCTTATTGACCTCTATGTGAtcttaaattattttcatcttcgATTAACCCCTAATACATTGGTATATATTCCAACTCAACACAAAAGtttaaatacaaaattttcgcTCAACTCAAATGGCCAGTAACGCTCACTTCTTAGATCTAACAAATATTACTATAGTCATAATTATAGAGAATTGCAATCCCTACGTATTCCAATATTACTCCAACAAAAAAGTACCAAGGGTAAACCTAGCAtgtcaaatatttatacacaacTAGTGGTCAGTAACAAGTGGAAGGCTTACATAAACTTAGCGTAAATATTTACAACGTTTTATAAAAACGAATATGTTTATCACAGACTCAATCAAATTAGTTGAATCCAAACAGAATAACTGTTCAGCTGATGTATGGGTGTCGTGTTTTGGTACTTTTTCTACCAGAACGAACTCCATTGGTCAGTAACAAGTTTTCACCACATAAATGGGGCTCTCTCTCTTAAAATTCTGACACCAATTTGCTCCCACTCTTGACGACCAATCCATAACTCTTGTGCTGATTCTAAACAACTCAATATTGCTGCACCCTTCCAGGCTGTCATCCCTGGATCCATTTCCTTGGGTTGTGTTATAATGTCCAGTTGCTCTACAAAAgaataacaattattgaaaCCAAATGTTTAAATTCGAAGACAAATGTTTGTAATGTAACTCACCAGCCCTGTACATGTACGGAATTTGCAAGGATATTCTGTTATGCAGCCACATTCCTATTCCCTGGAACTTCATTCCGGATCCAACGACCAATATGCAGCTGTACATTTTACGTTTCAAGTCATCAGTCgctgcaaatgaaatttttcgaaaaattaaagacactggtattattttgaaaaaaatcaattgctAGATATGCTTTATGGCAAGTACTTATAGACGTACGGCATCGATCGATACTTTGCAGAACAGCGTGATCGAGCCCTAATAGTTGCTGGGGACCAACAACGAAATCGCGTGGGGTATCTAAGTCGCGAATTCCCAAACTGATGGGTGCTGAATCAACGGCATCAACGACTACCTCTTCCTCGCCTGTCACAGCTGGTGTAGCAACTTCCTCAGGCAGCTCTAATGTCTGCTCCAAATTCTCCTTTGCTCCGCGTCTCTAAATAAGGTGAATATGTTGAAACAGACATTTTGTAAATGGATGGTACTACTCTAtactttatttgaaaattggctctTATCTTCAAACATTCTTGCAATTTGTGCCAAGCAAATCACGTCAATATATATGACATTTCAACTTGCTTACGCTTGTCTctcgtaaataattttcatcatgCGGATCTTCTGGATCTCCCATCGAGCGTTTTTGTGTATGAACAGTGTGCATTCCAGTAACTTTAAACAACTCTGGTTGAAATAAACTCAAAGGTGCCACCAGGCATTCATCGCCAACCTATAATGTGATTTATGGAATGATTAAATATTTGTTCAGAAGGAATTTTAACCATGCAAACAACAATAACATGATACATTcttccaacatttttttgcatattaCCTGCAATGTGTACTTCTCGGTTGGGATTTGAGGTTGTCGAACAATGAATGTCTTCTCTTGGGATCCACAGACATTCAAATCGACGTGACAAAAGTCCTTTTTCAATTGGTCTAGAAGCAATGCATCGAGTCTGTTAGATGCATTGCAAGTTTTATATGGAAATGCACACTTTTGTAATAGCCAGAAGAACGTTTGTGTAATATCTGCGCCTCCAAAGTCCATCCGTACTCGTGTATTTCTGTGAGAAATTCCATCTTCTACACAGGAGACTGAAGTTTTCTGATCTCCAACATCAACAACGCAAGCATATCCTAAACCAGCGCCAAACGTAGCCGCTACGTGATCCTAGCAACATTTGAAAGCTCTTAAAAGATGAAATAACTTCTGAGTAGTCGTAAAATCGTACATAAATGGGTTTTCATATCATATGCCAAACTGAAATTATAAGAACCTGTAACAGAAAACATCCTCCGAAGCCCATTTCACACAACAGAAGGGTTGTCAGTTCTTTCAAGTAATGTCTGTTGTAAATATCGGGCACAACGAGCACTGCTCGATAATGGCGTAGGTCTTTCAAGAGGacgttcatttttttcgttaaaacaTGTTCCCAGATTATCTTTAGATTTGCTAAAACAGCTCTAAGACTTCCTCCGGGTCCCGAGTGAACATTTAATTCACCTCTCTTGTATGGGAAATGAATATTGAAATCTGCCTCTGGATTGAGGGATAATATATCATCACCCACAACCACTTCTTCATCAGTTTTTATCCATTCTCCACCGGACGGTGAGAGGGTTTCCGGATTCGATCTTCGATTGAAAGCAGCTATTTGCTGTGGAGGTGTTGCGTACCTTCTTCTTCCATCAGATTGCAAACAGGATTGTAAAGTGTGAGAAACTTGAAGGCGAGATTCTTCCATTGCTTGCGTGAGCTCTTTCGTCTACAAAAAATGGACAACGCTTATACTAAATAGATTATTGATAGTCTTGGTAGTAATTTATAGCTCCAAAATAACAGATATATTCAAGACAGTGTAAAGTCGAGGCTGTTATCAATACATTCTACACAATCAATAATGTACATTTAATTCATTAATTTCTAATTCAACATTGATAGGCGAAGTTTTAGTTGATGTCACAGAAATTGTTATATAACAAGGAGGAACAAAATACACGAGGCCTCTTTGAATGTAAACAGCATTTTTACGATGTAATCAAggcaaaattttaatttgcaCAAATAAACTTAACTCTAGTAATTTGTTTCAGAGCTGATAACTTACTTTAGGAACCTGAGATGGAAGAATGGGATCTATGTATTCCAATCCTCCTTGGAGCCTCTTTCTCGCGACAGCATTGAGGAGAACATTGGGATTCAGATCAGAGGCTCGCCCCATGCGAAGATTCATCGATCCTGGATGGATAATTATTATCGTCTGCGCCTGTATTTGCTATGGCAATAAAAAATGGGTTTTTTggtattttctcatttatatAAGTAGAACATCTTCTGATATAACGATCAACTTCACACTTTTCTCTTatggaataataaatttgtaacaaaACCGTCATGCACATTCGAATACGTAAACGGTTATGTAGACGACTTACCTCAGCACATGATTCCTGAAAAACTGGCATAACTGTTGTATGGTGCTCAACCAATATTGTCCATACACGGAATATAATTTCTGTATAAGTGTTTCAAAATGTTCATTCGCTGATTGTGATCACCTTCTCGTGAGGTTATGTTTTGGTTTGTGTTTGGATCGTTTGAACGCCGCCAACTCCGCAACCGTGATTTCGAGACATAAGGTGCGCTTCTGCGCAGCCATCTCCAAGAACCAATCTCCAAGAACCGACCATATGAAGGCCATCTTGGATTTTGAACCAATCACATTCGGGATAATTTACTAAATGGCTTTAGTATGGTCGGCGCAGAACGGGACGAAAATGCGTCCGCCAGAGTAACAAACCTGTAAACAGACTGTAAACCAGCCCCCTGAAGCACGCTGTTAAAAGCAGAGATGATCTCTGCTCTCAACCATTGTCAACCAGAGAGAAACCGTGTCAACCAGAGAGAAACCTTGTCAACCAATGTCAACCATATCTCCTGATGTCATGAAACTCGAAACGTGTATATCGATATTCGACAGACCCTAATGGGGTGAAGTTGGTCACCATTACAAAACATATGTTCCGGATGGTTGGTTTGACGGTTTTGACAGTGGGATTGACGGATAAGCGAATGATTTATCCGATATCAAAGCATTTAAATGTTATCGCGAATATTCCGTGGAGAAAATGAGAATGCCTCTGTTAAGAGAAAGCGGCAAATTGACaccctgaaaatttttaacgacaAGTAAGAGAAAACTTGACTAGATAAATAACGTAACCTCGGGTTAACCTcatctattattttttttcgatcatcCGCTACGTTTTGTTAACAATATAATGCAACCTCTTATTACGATATATTGCCATCATTACCCAAATAACTTTATTTCAACACTTCCATTTCCTTCGTCATATCATTTTCCGAGTATCGCTTAATTCCCATAATATTTCATGTCCCCACCTACCTGCCAGTCGTCATTCCAATTGATTCATTGTTTCAGTAATTggctaaaaaattttcaattcatcaaTCGATTTCAACTATGAATTATATTGCAGCATCTAGCTCAACTTGTTCTAATTCCGTTTCTTTGTAAATTGATCTTATCCTGATAGACATACCTCCTAcgaaaaatggttgaaaataattaaataaaaagtaacTGAAACCCAAACAAAAGGTTCTCTCAGCAGTCCAACTATATTTACAggcattaaaaatttcataggGATAGACCACGAGCAGTAATGTCAAACCACTGAATTTCGTTTTTAGATCAAAAAAGTCTATCCATGCATTGGATCCGACCTTCTCAATTCTAGTCCCTGTTCTTTCGTATGTggaattattgaattttatcatcaatatCTTTTTGTGTCCACATAGCTTGTATTGTTTAATCATAAGCGAAAAACAATGTTTGCTTAAAGTAATCAGTTCGCCTATCAGCACATGCTGAGTTCAGTTCATTGAATAAAAgtctaaatatatatttaaccTTGGTTGAAGTTGTTGGGATAATTGTTGAGATTGCGAATTTTCAGCGTAGTCGAACTGAGAGAGGATGTGGAGTACCAAGTTCAGTTTGATGCAGGGGATAAGCGAATGGCTATCATGGTCTCGCTCTCGCCTGAATTTCCCCTAGAAAAACCTGTTCTCAGAGTATCTCCTCCGATAAATCATCCATGGTGCAACGAGCACAATGAAATCGTCAATGCTCCGGGACTATTAAATGTAAATTATAAACTGCTACTTTTACATCTAATATATTAAGAATTAAGCTTTGAATACAATTAAACTGTTTCTGTCTCTTATCCAGTTTACGGTACACAGCGACCTTGGCAGGGTCGTCCAAGCCATCATTAGAGAGTTCAGTAAAAACCCACCAAAGCTTATCGAAGATAGTCCACCGTCAGTCTCTTCCGTATGCCACAGAGGTTTGTATACATGTCTTAGCACCAATTTGGAATCTAAGTTACGAATTTGCTTTGCATGAATGCATTCACCACTGTTACCCTTTCAATTCAACTCTTTGGTACCTAATCAAAAACAATAGCGTTAAAGCACTGATTAGATTAACAAACAATGCATGTATGATAAAGGTCTCTATTTATAGTGTAGAAAAAGGCCAAAAGTAAATGAAGTAGTCTAATCTTTAAAGGCAGTGATAAATTGTGAAACTTTAAAAACAATACTGTTACAGATTTGAATGATAGAGTATCGCCGTCCTATGCCCTGCAACAACAATACCCTGAGATACCGTCGACTTCGTATAATTCTTATTACAACACCCACTACCCGCAATATTCGTCGTCAAGTACAAACACGAACAACACAGGTTACAATTATAACTACAAAAACTCGGGTAACACATATGCGATAGAGAGTCAAGCTAAGTCCTTTGCTTCGACTTCCCATCTTTCTACTTATTCGCCGAGTTCTACCAGCAATTCTTTGCACAGTACTAAAGCTCCGTGTTATTCCTCCAATCAATATGCCAACACCCCTTACCTCAACTCGCATTATGGCGGCACGAATTATGGACAAACGGCGCAGACTAACGTCAGGTCAAAAACACCTCAGTGCTCGGAATTTCCAGAATTAAACGATCTGAGTACAGAGGAACTGCAAAAACTCGGTGGTAATGTCGATAGATTAGACGAGTTTTTGGAAAAGCATTCCCAGATAAAGGATCTCAATACCACAGTAGAAGACACCATCGATTGGGTCGAAAATACAGCCAGTAAGTTGGAATGAATAATACAGTTAATGGTATATCTTATAGGTATTTGGATTAAAGACTGTCAATATTAATAACCTGTCGAATTGTTACTCAGGGGGAAATCTGCTGAaggaatctgaactcgaagaACTTAGAAATCAAGTAGCGGAGAAAGCGGAAAGAGTAACGATTCTAAAAGCTAGATATGACCAGCTTAATCAGAAGTACAATAAATTATCAGAAGTGTTCACGCCAGATCACATAAAGAACTGCTTAAAACATGCGGCTGACGAAAGCCATGAAAAGAGTGAAGCGATTGCGGAAGATTTTTTGAACAGAAAAATTGATGTCGAACGTTTTTTGAGCACTTACGTAGAATGTCGAAAGCTTGGACAGGCACGGCGAACTAAGGAAGAAAAGTTAGCTCACCAATTGAACGAACTGAAACGGGCTGGTTACTAACAATGTTATTAACAAAAGtgtaaaattccgtttttCTATCTAACCCAATGAACTGTACATAATATTTAGTTAAATTAAATGATAATtgcgaatttgaaattgtgcATTTACATACTATACATCATACTTGTCAGTGCTGCTACTAGCatcgaaaataattctaaAATTATCGAACACACGATGTGCTACAGAAGGAACGTTATCATGTTATGTGATAGgtttcaaattaatttgactcaatGTCATAACCATCAATTTGAACatcaaattaatttgaaaagtgaTTTGGCGATGGCTTGCAATgtattttttactacgtaAATATCATGAAATACATACAGTCAATTTTATTGCATTACACGCTGTGTCGTCTGGTTTTGTAAATGTTCCTAATATTGTAATAGTATTAGCTAATGCGAGAATGTTAAAACATGTAGGTTGAAAAAAACCTAAACCTTGCTTTGACAGACGTCAAGATGAAACACAGAAAAGACACGGAGCTCTGATAGCAGCATTCATTCGTCCAATATACTCATTTCATATCTAGTCTATCGAGTGAAGTTAATTGATATTGACTCGGAGAAATTAATCAACTCGTAAAACAGGTGACTCATTCCTTCATTACTTACATCGAACTGATAATGATCATCCCAAAGATTTGATAgtattcagttatttttttgaacttaAAACAGCACTGCATATTATATGTCTATAAATAACTTGCACTCATATAGACGAATTATGCTGCAATCGAAATTCTGTCATAGGGCCAGTCAAGTGGTGTTGATAGttcaaaagtaataaaattttcaacaccaGTTGCTGGTTCGTGAGCTTAtgttgagttgaaaaatgtgcaTTCTTGAAACACGCATTATGCTTCACATTGGTCTTGCATTGCTGTGTCTACTATAAGGATTGAAAATCTTTAGTGATAATTGTATCATACTAGgatttctgaaaatataaacGATTATTTATACTCACTAGTGTATTCATTTCTCTTACAAAAGTAGGTTCAACAGACACCCAACTTGAACTATAAAAAACCAAATTTTGCATCTTTCGGTTTAGATTTATTGGTGtctttaatatttacaatatacgtttgtattgtataattatttggGTCAATAGATTTGTAGATTTTGATACAAaatgcatataaatataaaaataatatattgagACTGGTCAAGTTTATACTTGATATTATTACCGTAATATCAATTCGTAGGTGGAGTATTTTCTTCACGTTTTATTTAGCTATCAAATAATtaatcgtatatttttctatacaaTTCGTTGCTCATCCAGGATGATATACTTGAGAATCGAAGGTTTAATTAGTTACTATCACgaacagaaaaaaagttttcctttAATATCATCATTTTCCCAGATCTTTTCCATAGGTATGAATAATCATACTTCGTAATTAATAATGATAGAAATTCGATATGTTCAAGGATCGACGAAAGATATCATAATATATCTTGTACCTTTAGTTACCAGCAAACCTTCGTGATAATGAGTGAGTCTTCCAGGATGCATCAACATCCATCCAGGCTTTGTGTCTGTTACGGAACAGTTGTAACGAATGAATCTGCAGCCACCTCCCTCGTAATCGATTCCTGCTCTATTCAGAGCAATGTTAATTGTGTAAGTTGAAGAATCGTGATGAGGACGCAGTGACGGCTGCTCGTCGGGACGATATCTGACCATGAAATTCATCAGGGACCTCGGTGGCTGTATATTACATGATAAAATGTAATTAGATTCACTAAAGAGGGAATGGTGCTTCAATAGAGTGCATGTGCCAGGTTTTTCACTAATCCTACAAGTGTCTACAAAGTAAAATCTTTGAATTCTATGCGTAACTAGCTACTAAATCACAATTAACAAAGAAGCCCAGAATCCATTCCACCAGTAGAACCAAAACCGCAAGTCCCTAATATCCTATCGCTTACGTAATCCTCATATCCCAGATAAACCATTTTCTGGAGGGGACTGACATATTCCTTAAGAAACTCTAGCCACGTCTCGTCAAGACCAACTTGACTTGCGTGAATGTCACGTGTCGGCACAGCCTCGTAACCCCCATCGAGTCGTGGGTCCTAAAAATATGTAACATGTTAAACGTATTCTTACGTCGTGGAAGTATCCTGTAAAGATGAGTTCCTGTAACGGCCTGACATATTCCTTAAGGAAGTACAGCCATTGGGGTTCAAGGTTCACTTGATTTGTGTGAATGTCCCTTGTCGGTACATTTTCATAACCACCTGATAATCTGGGATCCTAAAGTTTATACAAGAACAATaatcagtgaaaaatgaaagtaaactTCACTTTCGCATActggaaattgaataaatctaGTATTGTAAgtatattatttacgtaattgtaaaataaatagcCGATTTAACTTACAGAATTTGTACCATCGGACCATTGACCAAATGCTTCCATTATTTCGATCAGTTCTTTTGTAAATCGAGTCGTAACAATTGGAAACCAGAATACATCGGGACAGGGCTATGTGTAACAAACAGAATTGATTAGTAGAAAAGAGTACAAGTTATTCACTCGAAGAGCAAATTGACCCTCAGACGTTTAGACGTAATAGACgtttaaatgaaatatgttttAATCTTGATTacaatttatcgaaaaatacTAGCATGAAGAATTTTGGTGTTACCTGGATTGGAGTCTTATTGGGATTGAAATTTTCCGTGTAATTCTCATGAATGTATCTCTTTTGccagtctaatttgttatcgAATATTTGATATAGGTCTGGGTTTGTCAGCTTGGTATCAAAGTTATCAGGACTAACTAGATGCCCGAATTCAACTCTGTTGCTAACATACATGAAGATATCTTTCTCCCTGTTGCTGTAAGCGAAGGACATGCTCACGTCCAAATCTCCCACGGAGTATGATGGCCGCGTCTCCTTATTATTTATAAGCGAAGCATTTATCAGGTAGCAGTTGCTGACAAAAGGTACGTTCCACAAGCCTCTGAAAACGTACAAAAAATCCCTGTCAAAGTATTTACTTTTGAAGTTGTTCCTCAAAAAATCTGGCAACAGACTCGTTGAGAATGTGCGATGGATGCTCGTGACATAAATTCTGAGGATCTGCAAGGCTTGTTTGCCATATGATTTAAAATAGAAATAGTCATAAACAGTGTGTGCGTGCGATCATAGAGTGCTTTTATATGGAGAAGTACAGACAGCTATTACTCTGTTTTTCACAGGACGTTATTTAATGTTTTGGCGGGCAGCAGCCCTGATACCGTGATTGGCCAATGGAGTTACTGGTGATAACTAATACATAATTATCCAATTGAGATTCATAACTCTTGACACTCCGGTGACCGCGAGTCTATCGCGCCTGgttcattcatatttttggCTGGAGAGGCGGAGAGAACCTTTCTCCAAAGGGATTAACATACAGTCTGCTTAAAAGTATCCAAATTTTCTGGTAAGGAAATCTCCGGTATAtctgattattatttacatacGGTTAATTGTTCCCTTAATTccattaatttaaaaaattttcatatcttgTTACGATAGGATATTCCTTTTGAAATGCGATCAAGCATGCTgctgaataaataaaactttgtGAACTTGAAGTTGAAGAGTGtatgtaattaataataatattttccgaGAACAGTTACTGGTAAAGGTGGTAAAATATGTTTACGTCGGGGAGTGAagcaatttcaaattcaacgtcgGTTATCGTAATAAGTTACTTAGTTGTGTAATTCAAATTACAGCAGTCAAATGAGGAAATGGTGGTTGATCCATTTATTCCTATTAATGACAGCCTGTACTCCAGGCTTGAACGCGGCGAAAGGTGGTGGTGGAAGAAGGGGCGGCAGGGGACGTGGAAGATTGTACGGTTCGCGTATGCCAATCCTAATTCCACACCAAAACACCGCCAGTACTAATTATTACGAGAACAAAGATGTGGGTATTTTCTAGTAGCTAAGTTGCAATATCTTGAACAATAGTAATCTGCTCGAATTTTAGGGGGCTAAAATTGTGAAGGCTTCGCATTTCGAGCTGGACTACATGctgggaagaaaaataactttcttTTGCATGGCGAGGGGTTTCCCAAGGCCAGAAATAACTTGGTTCAAAGATGGTATCGAGCTCTATC is a window of Neodiprion pinetum isolate iyNeoPine1 chromosome 4, iyNeoPine1.2, whole genome shotgun sequence DNA encoding:
- the LOC124216841 gene encoding uncharacterized protein; translated protein: MDESSSSLDFSLHNANPQDFTLEDTLGVLMDLKSERDQELEQLYDVQINNKLFDSIDESKISEKRRQYVSSFIKQISNDKPDDYPIPNTLDMVSTTVAALTQEVQNAQEQVKILTENLERTEKEISRLKEKKQGIEKMKNSCLAANNIIASKTWAEELRITQQIFKEVKQETQRVVAEIFPDNDHVKNFLAELCSAYFSSGDNVYVDLLPEVADAANFLLEADLIVRHRYDENKVRLIDLYVILNYFHLRLTPNTLVYIPTQHKSLNTKFSLNSNGQ
- the Arp8 gene encoding actin-related protein 8 isoform X1, translated to MPVFQESCAEQIQAQTIIIIHPGSMNLRMGRASDLNPNVLLNAVARKRLQGGLEYIDPILPSQVPKTKELTQAMEESRLQVSHTLQSCLQSDGRRRYATPPQQIAAFNRRSNPETLSPSGGEWIKTDEEVVVGDDILSLNPEADFNIHFPYKRGELNVHSGPGGSLRAVLANLKIIWEHVLTKKMNVLLKDLRHYRAVLVVPDIYNRHYLKELTTLLLCEMGFGGCFLLQDHVAATFGAGLGYACVVDVGDQKTSVSCVEDGISHRNTRVRMDFGGADITQTFFWLLQKCAFPYKTCNASNRLDALLLDQLKKDFCHVDLNVCGSQEKTFIVRQPQIPTEKYTLQVGDECLVAPLSLFQPELFKVTGMHTVHTQKRSMGDPEDPHDENYLRETSRRGAKENLEQTLELPEEVATPAVTGEEEVVVDAVDSAPISLGIRDLDTPRDFVVGPQQLLGLDHAVLQSIDRCRTSITTDDLKRKMYSCILVVGSGMKFQGIGMWLHNRISLQIPYMYRAEQLDIITQPKEMDPGMTAWKGAAILSCLESAQELWIGRQEWEQIGVRILRERAPFMW
- the Arp8 gene encoding actin-related protein 8 isoform X2, which produces MPVFQESCAEQIQAQTIIIIHPGSMNLRMGRASDLNPNVLLNAVARKRLQGGLEYIDPILPSQVPKTKELTQAMEESRLQVSHTLQSCLQSDGRRRYATPPQQIAAFNRRSNPETLSPSGGEWIKTDEEVVVGDDILSLNPEADFNIHFPYKRGELNVHSGPGGSLRAVLANLKIIWEHVLTKKMNVLLKDLRHYRAVLVVPDIYNRHYLKELTTLLLCEMGFGGCFLLQDHVAATFGAGLGYACVVDVGDQKTSVSCVEDGISHRNTRVRMDFGGADITQTFFWLLQKCAFPYKTCNASNRLDALLLDQLKKDFCHVDLNVCGSQEKTFIVRQPQIPTEKYTLQVGDECLVAPLSLFQPELFKVTGMHTVHTQKRSMGDPEDPHDENYLRETSRRGAKENLEQTLELPEEVATPAVTGEEEVVVDAVDSAPISLGIRDLDTPRDFVVGPQQLLGLDHAVLQSIDRCPTDDLKRKMYSCILVVGSGMKFQGIGMWLHNRISLQIPYMYRAEQLDIITQPKEMDPGMTAWKGAAILSCLESAQELWIGRQEWEQIGVRILRERAPFMW
- the Vsp37A gene encoding vacuolar protein sorting-associated protein 37A; the encoded protein is MLSRIFRGENENASVKRKRQIDTLKIFNDNVVELREDVEYQVQFDAGDKRMAIMVSLSPEFPLEKPVLRVSPPINHPWCNEHNEIVNAPGLLNFTVHSDLGRVVQAIIREFSKNPPKLIEDSPPSVSSVCHRDLNDRVSPSYALQQQYPEIPSTSYNSYYNTHYPQYSSSSTNTNNTGYNYNYKNSGNTYAIESQAKSFASTSHLSTYSPSSTSNSLHSTKAPCYSSNQYANTPYLNSHYGGTNYGQTAQTNVRSKTPQCSEFPELNDLSTEELQKLGGNVDRLDEFLEKHSQIKDLNTTVEDTIDWVENTARGNLLKESELEELRNQVAEKAERVTILKARYDQLNQKYNKLSEVFTPDHIKNCLKHAADESHEKSEAIAEDFLNRKIDVERFLSTYVECRKLGQARRTKEEKLAHQLNELKRAGY
- the LOC124216842 gene encoding immunoglobulin domain-containing protein oig-4 isoform X2, producing the protein MRKWWLIHLFLLMTACTPGLNAAKGGGGRRGGRGRGRLYGSRMPILIPHQNTASTNYYENKDGAKIVKASHFELDYMLGRKITFFCMARGFPRPEITWFKDGIELYHHKFFQVHEWPMGNDTMKSKMEIDPTTQKDAGYYECQADNQYAVDRRGFRTDY
- the LOC124216842 gene encoding immunoglobulin domain-containing protein oig-4 isoform X1, translated to MRKWWLIHLFLLMTACTPGLNAAKGGGGRRGGRGRGRLYGSRMPILIPHQNTASTNYYENKDGAKIVKASHFELDYMLGRKITFFCMARGFPRPEITWFKDGIELYHHKFFQVHEWPMGNDTMKSKMEIDPTTQKDAGYYECQADNQYAVDRRGFRTDYVMITY